Proteins encoded together in one Astatotilapia calliptera chromosome 7, fAstCal1.2, whole genome shotgun sequence window:
- the onecut2 gene encoding one cut domain family member 2 isoform X2, giving the protein MKTAYTNAYRCLAKDLDAYAMNTDMTMDGIGSLHGGVAVSSVAPDAELMSGHSPHHGRGGSSGPGAAAAAAAASTLRIHQDLAAAAAASSRSAMVSGMATILDGSGEYRPELSLPLHHAMSVPCDTSSPGMGMSGTYTTLTPLQPLPPISTVSDKFHHHHHHHHHHQRLSGNVSGSFTLMRDERGLPGMNNIYSPYHKDHMSGMGQNLSPVLGNGLGSIHNTQQGLHNYGTTTHGSHDKMLNFDHTASMLARGDHHHQHRGLGAPAGGMMPHLNGMHHPGHPVVSSAGHHPHSHPHLQSPSHGPVLASTRERTPSSSGTQGGNSSGQLEEINTKEVAQRITAELKRYSIPQAIFAQRVLCRSQGTLSDLLRNPKPWSKLKSGRETFRRMWKWLQEPEFQRMSALRLAEINSATCQ; this is encoded by the coding sequence ATGAAGACTGCCTACACTAACGCCTATAGATGCCTGGCCAAGGACCTGGACGCTTACGCCATGAACACGGACATGACAATGGACGGCATCGGCAGCCTGCATGGCGGGGTGGCGGTGAGCTCCGTGGCCCCTGATGCGGAGCTGATGAGCGGCCACAGCCCGCACCACGGCCGCGGAGGCTCGTCGGGACCCGGAGCGGCGGCTGCGGCTGCGGCGGCGTCCACCCTGCGGATACACCAGGACCTGGCTGCCGCCGCCGCCGCGTCCTCCCGCTCGGCCATGGTGTCCGGCATGGCCACGATTCTTGACGGCAGCGGGGAGTACCGGCCGGAGCTGTCCCTGCCGCTGCACCACGCCATGAGCGTTCCCTGCGACACCTCCTCTCCCGGGATGGGGATGAGCGGCACCTACACCACGCTCACCCCGCTGCAGCCGCTGCCCCCCATCTCCACCGTGTCCGACAAgttccaccaccaccatcaccaccaccaccaccaccagcggCTCTCCGGGAACGTGAGCGGGAGCTTCACCCTGATGCGCGACGAGCGGGGACTGCCGGGGATGAACAACATTTACAGCCCCTACCACAAGGACCACATGTCCGGGATGGGTCAGAACCTCTCCCCGGTGCTGGGCAACGGCCTTGGCTCCATCCACAACACCCAACAGGGTCTCCACAATTACGGCACCACGACGCACGGGAGCCACGACAAGATGCTGAACTTCGACCACACAGCCTCTATGCTGGCCAGAGgggaccaccaccaccagcaccgAGGCCTCGGCGCTCCGGCTGGCGGGATGATGCCGCACCTGAACGGAATGCACCACCCGGGACACCCGGTCGTTTCCTCGGCGGGCCACCACCCCCACTCTCACCCCCACCTCCAGTCTCCATCCCACGGGCCCGTGTTGGCTTCCACCCGGGAAAGAACGCCCTCCTCCTCGGGGACGCAGGGGGGGAACAGCTCGGGACAGCTGGAAGAAATCAACACTAAGGAGGTTGCGCAGAGGATCACGGCGGAGCTCAAGAGGTACAGCATCCCCCAGGCCATCTTCGCCCAGAGGGTGCTGTGCCGCTCCCAGGGGACCCTGTCGGACCTGCTGAGGAACCCCAAACCCTGGAGTAAACTAAAGTCAGGCCGGGAGACCTTCAGGAGGATGTGGAAGTGGCTGCAGGAGCCCGAGTTTCAGAGAATGTCCGCGCTCAGACTGGCAG